The genomic region TAATATGTGCTAgatgacaaataaataatgtacattgAACATCAGACTACTATAGGCAGTATGGCGCAGACTAAACCTTAGCTTTGAGGTATCTGCGAATCTCCCTGTGGTATCTGGAACTTTCCGTCATCAGGCTCAGCACTGGAGTCAAGCCTTCTTTGTAGTTTGATCCCTGAGAAAACACAATTGCAGTTGTGAATATTCTACACGTGGATGgcaggaaaatcagagagaccACTTGTTAGCCAATATTTTCCGTTTCAGTACCTTGTCTATTCTTTTCTCCATAAAGTCCAGAAGCACCTGCACAACATCCATGTTCTTTCCAGCATATTCCTCAAGTCCGCCTTGTACAGGCACGTCAATCAAGACATCCAAACAGGACACGGGAAGGTTGCTTAGAAGATTTATGGCATGACTGGAAGAGATTAATGGACAGGGTAATGGATGATTGCTATTATTACAAAAGTAATTATACTGCACACATTTTTACAGGCAGTTCCAGAATTCTTGGCACCCTTCAACAGAATAGGCAAAAAGAACCACGGGATAAGCCATCCATCACCATTTTATACCAATAACCACAGATTGCTGAGTGTTAATCTGAACAACTTgcataacattttaattgaacCCCTATGGTCTAAACTGCACCGACCAAATAAAAATCGAATTGTTATGCACGTAGGAGCGGCCTCTTTAAAATACCTCTACAATTCATTTCTCAACTTGCCAGTAAAAGAACAGGCCATGTGTTCTTATTATATCCAGCACATTTACTATAAGGATGCCATTCATTCTGAAAAACTGCATTattcaaggattttttttaaataaatgtttaaaccacCTTAAATTATTACTCATTTCTCTTCAAAGTTTAAGATTTCACATTCTCCACAATGGTGGTTCTTCTTTAGTGTTGCAAAGTTTAAAAATACTGATATTAGGAATCATCCTGACcctctgataaacatttgcacaaATGTTTAACGATTGCCTCAATACGTTTTAACTTTTAGGGTCATTATTTGGCTCTTGGCCATCTCTTTATTATTCACCCTGACTGATTCACTGTAACTGCACCAGTTCAGAAAAACAGAACCggtaaatatttgaataaataataatattaaataaatatttaaactctTTACTGTTTAGTTTAGTCTTCGAAGTCTCTATACTGAACTACACTGACGTGCTAGCAGTGCTATCGAACATGTACACGTCTGGGCATTTAGCAAAGCCAGAAATGAGAGGCGAAAAGAAGTCAGCTCCTGAGCCTATTTGAATAACAAAAGCCCAGCTACTAGTGGGCAAGTCTGCTTCAGCACAGTCAATCTGCTTTAAAAAGATGCAGAACATAGTCAGCGAGGCCAGAGAGTGCTAGAATGCTTTGTGTTTGTATCAAGAAACCAAGACATTCCAGAGGCGTGAAAAGGCTGGCGACTGAGCTATGGGGCACACAATGAGTCAAACCCACACAAACGGGGTGAGGGGGGAAATCAGAACTCACAGGCTTCTCGCTACAGGGCAAAGAGGGACGccattaatcatttaaaaattacaCCTCTTCACTCGCAGTTAAAGCAAACTGATCTAGCTGTATATACGCTAGTGTTGGTTAGGGTTTCAATATAGCAGTAATGACCCTACCTATAGaatgtaaatcacacacacactcagtaatcAGAAGTTATCCAAATTAAAACTAATCTTAAATATGTCCGATCAGAATGCCTGTATCGGAAAATGAGGGGCAcccatgtgtgtgagagttcaaTGCTTCATCAGCACCCACCTGTGCACTTCCTCTGTTTTTTCCTCTGTCTGAACCCTCAGCATTAGAATATGCCGCATTATGGCTGCAGTACGCCTCAGCTGGTGGTCGTTGTTCTGTTTAAATAGAGACAAAAGCAGAGGGAGTCCATTTACATTAAAAGTAACTGATTACAAACACAGAAACTGGGGATACAATAATGTTTGCCTACCAAATAAATGtgtaacatttatgaaatcatGTTACACACAACATTTGCACTACAGTGTTAGACATCTGGCTATATCCtgatacacatacataaattgGAAAACACTAATTTGGGTAGAATATGATTGGTATATTTGTTAGTCAAAAGAGCACCTACAGGTTTCCTACAGTGTTCTGCTTTGCTTTGAggtacacaatatatacacaataaaaaggggaaaaaaggaaggatcTTGTACATTATATAGAataaagattgtggacacctgactttcaaAATCATatatgctttctgaacatcttattctacatttagtcttcatttgttatgttatatgttatggTAACCAGACTTCTGGGAAAATTGTTTCACTTcgtttggagtgtgcttgtgctcattcagccacaaaggtgtgaGTAAACTCATGTAGAATGAGCTGGGAGCTTATTAGGGTCCTCTATTTCAAGTGTAGAGAatatgtaatgctaccacactTCAAGACATTTAAATCAATTGTCTAACTCAAACTTTGTGATCACAGGTTAAGGatgaatcacatatggctgaaaaggtcacattattttttacatatattgtaCTTAACCTTTAAGTGAAATTATATTCATAGAGCATAGCATAGCATTTAGATAATCATTCATACAATTCATAAAAAACAGATGCAGGCCAAGAGCATCATGTGGTTTCCAATGCAAAGTCTGACTTATTGTgttttctgagatgcttttctgctcactgtgGTTGTAAACAGTGGTAAACAATTAATTCCTATCAGTGCCAAACTTGTAATTCGTTCATGAACAAGGTCTTTTAGCCTGCATGGCTGGTGTTCACcggatgtttttgttgtttatcacaccattctgtgtaaaaccTTTCTAAAAATCCATAAACCAGCCCAACTGGTACCAACTATCATGCCGTGATCAAAAGCACCCGAGATCACATTTTGCTCCATTCCATTTGTTTGAAGTGAACATTAACTCAAGCCCTTCAGTGCATCTATCTGCATAATTGTATGCATTGTGCTGAATGACATGAATGACTTTTGGGTGTATACTGTAAGTGTTCCTTTGAAAAGTGGACACAAGTGTTTATGGATGCTGCATTTATGATGCCATATGAGAACTTAAATGTGAGACTGTGCTTGTCCAAAGGCCACAAGGTACATTTACAACCAGTTAATGAGTAGACTGTTCGATTTTGTCTGGAGAAAGTATGACTCGCAATGGAAGCGTAGCGTGgcttcagagaaaaaaaaaacgttaaccTGCACACCGTCCTGATGCTGATGAAACAAAGAGGGCTTTTAACTCCAATTAAAGTAGTGCAATGTGGTGTTGTcttattaccgtaatttccagactattaagcgcacccaaatataagccgcacccacttaattttacaaagatttttattttgaaaaaatacgccgcacctgtctataagccgcaggtgtctacattgaaactaatgaactttacacagtctttaatgaaagacaatgcctgttacacggcttgtatctaaacagtagcctaccaagaaagtcattgttcactgtcttcctccttcctttcacaacaatttctctcgggagtttttcttttggcatcgtcgtgcgtttaaaaatcaccatcggtaaagcttttctcccgatgccgtgcagctcagaacacaggtgaagtgcgtttttttcatgcccggttgttttcagcgtgttaaatgattcgcatttcctgtagacagtccgagtgagcggcagatcaaacgtcagaggaacatcatccatatttatgatgtggtgcggcccgattcagtgggagtgcatctgatttaatataaagagtttcattggttcacctgaacccgttcggcaatttcattggtctaatgttatggagctcagttttttggcttgaagtttgtgaaaccgggagaaacccaggaaaaatccataaattagccgcttcgttgtttaagccatggggttcaaagcatgggaaaaaagtagcggcttatagtccggaaaatatggtaCCATAATTTATAACCTCAATATTTCAGTCCAAAAAGCACAGGaagcaataaatacaaattccACAAATGAATACTAAATCATTTACAATTTACTTCTCACCTGATCATTGGAGTCAGACATGGTGATGTTAAAGAGAGCTTTGAGCGACTCCATTGCCCTCTCGTTCTTCTCTAGAGAAATAGACGGGACCTGCGAGTCAGGACACGCAATTTCGTATGGCCCTGTCCAACGCACATCCAAGGTGCGCTCGAGTACACCAGTGAGCAGTTCCACAGCGTCTGACTCCTGGCGCAGTCCTCTCCGGATGTCTGATCTCAGGGCAGAAAGCAGAAAGAGCAGCCGGAGAGAGAAAAGCTCCACATCATGGTGAAGGGAGTTGGCCAAGCGCAGACGGGCACACAAACCCTGCGCCAGCTGCACGTCTGCACCCACTTGCTGTGCTGCCATGCTGTTAAACACCACATTACACAGGCACTTGAGCGCCTCCACCACTACCTGTATCTCAGCAGCTGACTCTGATTTAGCCAGCGGTTCTACGTCGACGTCAGGCAGCGGGATGCGCGCCAGCCGGACAAGAGTGACCATGCCGTCGCGAGTGGCTACAGGCCCGAGGACACGTTTATCACGAGACAGGATGCGCATGGTCGCCAGACAGGTGCTCTGACATTGGGGCTGAACAGGCTGACCGAGCACTGCGAGTATACCATGACACAGCTTCTGCACAGGAGAAACACGGATCAGCAGCGGAATACTGACACATTTACAGACTACATTTATTGTGATTATTTAGGCTGTGATGTAAACCTTCCAGATAACTTATTGTAGCCATGTTTTTAGGAGGTGGTAGGACACCAGAGAACCACAAGAGAACATTGAGGGAAATAAAACATGCTAAACATGTTAAACAGTAATGAAAGTAAGCACACAAACTGCTGCACCATCCTGCAGCATGTACTGCATGCAGTTTgcacaaatttaaatatatttataaatgacaaatgtttaatttttaataaattaacagTCTTGGTTAAATTCTGTCATTTATTATTGCCTGCATTTTCTTTTAGCcatattaaaaaatactttcCAGGGCGTTTCCCACTATCAGCATATATGTCCTGTTTTCAAGGTCTGTGGACGAACCTTGTCAGGTGCAAAACCAAATGTGtctaaataaatgagtaaataagaACCTTGTAACATGTAAGCAGGTTACCTACAACTTAGTCTCATATACTTACTATTCGGGCCTCCTCTTGCTTGCAGTCAAAAGCAAATGTCTTACAGTTctgaaagaaataaagcatGCCAGACAATATGAAATACTTAAGCACATCTAACGGACACTATTTACTgttaaaacacacttcagaGAACACATTAGGATCAAGgtgtaaaacatatttaatagaAGCAACATTGTGAAAAAAGCATTGCATACAAAGTATAAATAAGTACATTACAGTAAATCTTCCCACACATTATCAAGTAACAGATAAATACTCACTGACTATTTTTATCTTCTGTATACAACTTTGCATGAACTTTTTCCATCACAGTAACATGAGATCTTTGTTGATCTGCTGTTATTCAGATGATCAACCgattaaaggaaaaaacaatatataccTGTTGGGCGTATGAGGTGTATTAAGTGACCcggcattaaatttttttttttttttttttttaaagatgacaCTCTTGCCAGAAACTGAGCAAAAAGTAAAGGGCCTGAGCTGTTAGTGTAAACCGAGTGGACTGGCAATGTTAGTGGTGGCCCCTTTCTACTGACCCACAGACGGCATATATCTAAAAATCGTAAAGCTGCATACAATGTAAACTAATATGTAGATCAGACATGTCAAATGCAAAGACCCAAAAACACTTCCAGCCTACTGATTCATTATATCCAGCCCATGAAGTAATATCATATTTCGATTATAACTGGCAAAGTTTAACTATGTACTATATATAAGTAATATACCTCAGTAAAGATGTAAACAATGACCACTATTTTAATGCATACAGTAATATatcctttctttattattttcccCCAGAACTTTCCAATTACAAAACACATTAGGTTTCATTTGACGTTACACAGACAATCTTTCTAATATTATtaacctaataataataatgggcCGTCATTGCAACTTGTCAATGCCATGAAGCTAGCCTGATGAAGCTGAACACGTCTAGAATTAATTGCTGATCGTTTCCTGGACTTCATCTAAGGTTCATTAGGAGTGAAATCATGCATATGCTTTGATGAATATTGTGTTTATTCGCAGTGCTAGTCACTGCTGTCATCCAGCTAGCAGTACTTCCCTGAGCTAGCATGCTACTAGCACATTCCAGAGACCTACCTCTGCGTTGTACTGCTGCAAGCGCTTTTCAATTTCCTCGTCGTTCCCGTTTTCAATCTGCACCAGAATTCCACTCAGATCCATGGCTGGATAATTGACAACTCTGATCTCCAGAGCAGGAAATGAAATCTTGCACACAAGCTAACAGCAGATGATGTTGTTTTGGTTCTGCCTTCCCAAACCTCGCT from Silurus meridionalis isolate SWU-2019-XX chromosome 13, ASM1480568v1, whole genome shotgun sequence harbors:
- the ric8b gene encoding synembryn-B isoform X2, which gives rise to MDLSGILVQIENGNDEEIEKRLQQYNAENCKTFAFDCKQEEARILCHGILAVLGQPVQPQCQSTCLATMRILSRDKRVLGPVATRDGMVTLVRLARIPLPDVDVEPLAKSESAAEIQVVVEALKCLCNVVFNSMAAQQVGADVQLAQGLCARLRLANSLHHDVELFSLRLLFLLSALRSDIRRGLRQESDAVELLTGVLERTLDVRWTGPYEIACPDSQVPSISLEKNERAMESLKALFNITMSDSNDQNNDHQLRRTAAIMRHILMLRVQTEEKTEEVHSHAINLLSNLPVSCLDVLIDVPVQGGLEEYAGKNMDVVQVLLDFMEKRIDKGSNYKEGLTPVLSLMTESSRYHREIRRYLKAKVLPPLKDVKVRPEVGSMVRNKLVRLMTHIDMGVKQGAAEFLFVLCKESVDNLLKYTGYGNAAGLLVARGLLAGGRGDTEYSPDEDSDTEEYKSAKPFINPITGHIEEPMPNPIEDMTEEQKEYEAQKLANMIGELSRQQLIRPMGVRKDGSLAPLEEAIHTCNVPDRSDSDSD
- the ric8b gene encoding synembryn-B isoform X1, with the protein product MDLSGILVQIENGNDEEIEKRLQQYNAENCKTFAFDCKQEEARIKLCHGILAVLGQPVQPQCQSTCLATMRILSRDKRVLGPVATRDGMVTLVRLARIPLPDVDVEPLAKSESAAEIQVVVEALKCLCNVVFNSMAAQQVGADVQLAQGLCARLRLANSLHHDVELFSLRLLFLLSALRSDIRRGLRQESDAVELLTGVLERTLDVRWTGPYEIACPDSQVPSISLEKNERAMESLKALFNITMSDSNDQNNDHQLRRTAAIMRHILMLRVQTEEKTEEVHSHAINLLSNLPVSCLDVLIDVPVQGGLEEYAGKNMDVVQVLLDFMEKRIDKGSNYKEGLTPVLSLMTESSRYHREIRRYLKAKVLPPLKDVKVRPEVGSMVRNKLVRLMTHIDMGVKQGAAEFLFVLCKESVDNLLKYTGYGNAAGLLVARGLLAGGRGDTEYSPDEDSDTEEYKSAKPFINPITGHIEEPMPNPIEDMTEEQKEYEAQKLANMIGELSRQQLIRPMGVRKDGSLAPLEEAIHTCNVPDRSDSDSD